The Campylobacter curvus genome includes the window AAAATGGCTATCGGAGTCAATCAATTACTTATTATTCTTGTGATAATCGTATTGCTTTTCGGGGCTAAAAAGATACCTGAGCTCGCAAAAGGACTTGGCAAAGGCATCAAGAGCTTCAAAGCCGAGATGGAAGATGACAAGCCTATAGAGAAGGTCGAGAAAAAGGGCGATGACGTTGTCGATGCAAAAGTAGAAGAAACCACTAAAAACGCCTAGGCTTTTGAGTTGAAAGAGATCGTAAAGTCTGAAATTTTTAAAATTTTAGGGCGTGACTTCGTCTTGGAAAAGCCAAAAGACAAAAGCCTGGCTCACTACGCCACTCCACTTGCATTTAGCCTTGCTAAGGAGCTAAAAAAGTCACCCGTAGCGATAGCAAACGAGCTTGCCTGTAAGTTTGAAAATAGCACAATTTTTGAAGTAAGCGCCGTGAACGGCTACCTAAATTTCAAGTTAAAGGGTGAATTTTTAGACAAAATTTCAAAAGACGCTCTGAAAAACGGCGATAAATTTGCAAGCGGCAAAGCAAGGCAAGATGGTAGTACTTTCATAGAGTATATCAGCGCAAACCCGACCGGCCCGCTTCATATCGGACACGTAAGGGGCGCGGTTTATGGTGATACTTTGGCCCGTATCGGCATGCATTTGGGCTATAAAATTTTTACAGAATACTACATAAACGACGCGGGCAATCAAATCGACCTGCTTGGCACGTCCATTTCTCTCGCCGCTCGCGACGTGCTTTTTCATGAAAACGTAGAGTATCCGCAGAAATATTACCGCGGCGAATACATCGTAGATATCGCCAACGAAGCGCTTAAAAAATTTGGGAAAGAGATCTTTTACGACGAGGCTAGGAACCTCGAGCTGGCTGAATTTGGCAAAGATATAGTGCTTGATATCATCAAAAAAGATCTGGCGGGTGTGGGGATAAGCATCCAAGGCTGGGCGAGTGAGAAGGCGCTTTATAGCGAGCTAGAGCCCACTATCGAAAAGCTAAAGCGCTCAAATCAAATGTATGAAAAAGAGGGCGCTACGTATATCGCCTCAACTACACTTGGC containing:
- the argS gene encoding arginine--tRNA ligase, whose translation is MKEIVKSEIFKILGRDFVLEKPKDKSLAHYATPLAFSLAKELKKSPVAIANELACKFENSTIFEVSAVNGYLNFKLKGEFLDKISKDALKNGDKFASGKARQDGSTFIEYISANPTGPLHIGHVRGAVYGDTLARIGMHLGYKIFTEYYINDAGNQIDLLGTSISLAARDVLFHENVEYPQKYYRGEYIVDIANEALKKFGKEIFYDEARNLELAEFGKDIVLDIIKKDLAGVGISIQGWASEKALYSELEPTIEKLKRSNQMYEKEGATYIASTTLGDDNDRVVVRNDGRPTYLAGDIIYHNDKFGRNYDHYINIWGADHHGYIARLKAAIHFLGYDESRLEIILMQMVSLLKDGKPYKMSKRAGNAVLMSDIVEEIGSDALRFIFISKANTSSLEFDIDELKKEDSSNPIFYINYAHARVNQIFAKAGKSVSDVLDASLENLDDNAKNLLFEALTLPEILEDAFASRQLQKVSDYLKSLAASFHKFYNENRVIGSANEDSLLKLFAVVALSLRTALSLIGITAKDRM
- the tatA gene encoding twin-arginine translocase TatA/TatE family subunit, whose translation is MAIGVNQLLIILVIIVLLFGAKKIPELAKGLGKGIKSFKAEMEDDKPIEKVEKKGDDVVDAKVEETTKNA